In Nocardioides cavernae, a single genomic region encodes these proteins:
- the yidC gene encoding membrane protein insertase YidC produces MSPLAPLKHALAAVLATTHDALAALGVSADSAVTWVLGIASLVVLVRLLLLPFVIHGVRQAHAGARARPHLKGITERYRGRTDAESLRAHMDERRAVSAEHGVSRLGCLPVLVQLPVWLALYHLVSDVAHGTAVGAMGPGLVSSFGAASLVGVSLAGHGYLGSGGLHLAVVAGLALTAAALSYVTQRFVVAPNTSVEGMPEAMVAAQRIMPVMSAGGMLLAGGVVPVALLVYWVCSSTWTLGQSAAIARWWPTPGTAAAARHVMA; encoded by the coding sequence ATGTCACCGCTCGCCCCGCTCAAGCACGCCCTCGCCGCCGTCCTGGCCACGACCCATGACGCCCTCGCCGCCCTCGGCGTCTCCGCCGACTCCGCCGTCACCTGGGTGCTCGGCATCGCCTCGCTCGTCGTCCTCGTGCGGCTCCTGCTGCTGCCGTTCGTCATCCACGGCGTCCGCCAGGCCCACGCCGGGGCGCGCGCCCGCCCCCACCTGAAGGGGATCACCGAGCGCTACCGCGGCCGCACGGACGCCGAGAGCCTGCGCGCCCACATGGACGAGCGCCGAGCCGTGTCGGCGGAGCACGGGGTGAGCCGGCTCGGCTGCCTGCCGGTGCTGGTGCAGCTGCCGGTGTGGCTCGCGCTCTACCACCTCGTCTCGGACGTGGCCCACGGCACGGCCGTCGGCGCGATGGGACCGGGGCTGGTGTCGTCGTTCGGTGCCGCCTCGCTCGTCGGCGTCTCGCTCGCCGGCCACGGCTACCTCGGCTCCGGTGGCCTCCACCTCGCCGTCGTGGCGGGGCTCGCGCTGACCGCGGCCGCGTTGTCGTACGTCACCCAGCGGTTCGTGGTCGCGCCCAACACGTCCGTCGAGGGCATGCCGGAGGCGATGGTCGCGGCGCAGCGCATCATGCCCGTGATGTCGGCCGGCGGGATGCTGCTCGCAGGAGGCGTGGTGCCGGTGGCCCTGCTCGTCTACTGGGTGTGCAGCTCGACGTGGACGCTGGGCCAGTCGGCGGCGATCGCGCGCTGGTGGCCCACCCCCGGGACAGCGGCGGCCGCGCGCCACGTCATGGCGTGA
- a CDS encoding VOC family protein, with protein MIDHLGINCTDLPRAAAFYDRVLGVLGHRRLMDFEVAIGYGTEQPDFWISTFEGIGPNREVHVAFRAPDAATVRAWHAEAVAAGAESLHEPRLWPEYHPAYYGAFVRDTEGNNIEAVCHTGDN; from the coding sequence ATGATCGATCACCTGGGCATCAACTGCACCGACCTGCCACGAGCGGCGGCGTTCTACGACCGGGTCCTGGGCGTCCTGGGGCACCGGCGCCTGATGGACTTCGAGGTGGCCATCGGCTACGGCACGGAGCAGCCGGACTTCTGGATCAGCACCTTCGAGGGCATCGGTCCCAACCGCGAGGTCCACGTGGCCTTCCGAGCCCCCGACGCCGCCACGGTCCGGGCCTGGCACGCCGAGGCCGTCGCCGCCGGAGCCGAGTCGCTCCACGAGCCGCGACTGTGGCCGGAGTACCACCCGGCCTACTACGGCGCCTTCGTCCGCGACACCGAGGGCAACAACATCGAGGCCGTCTGCCACACCGGCGACAACTGA
- a CDS encoding phospho-sugar mutase, giving the protein MTVPNDQTALLEAARAWAAEDPDEQTRAELEALVAAAERGAETDLADRFAGPLEFGTAGLRGALGAGPNRMNRVVVTRAAAGLAAYLRDTGHKGGSVVIGFDARHNSDVFARDTAEVMTGAGFKALVMPRTLPTPLLAFAIRELGCAAGVMVTASHNPPQDNGYKVYLGDGSQIVPPADSEIAARIAAVGPLAELPRGDAGRLVGEEIVDRYLDTVAGLAEDGPRDLRIVYTPLHGVGGTTVAQVLETAGFDAPHVVEQQEHPDPDFPTVSFPNPEEPGAMDLAMALAAEHKADLVVANDPDADRCAVAVPDVHGWRMLRGDEVGALLAHHLLARGRQGTYANSIVSSSLLGKMAAAAGQPHEETLTGFKWIGRVEGLAFGYEEALGYCCDPEHVRDKDGVSALLLVCELAAQAKAEGRGLPDVLDDIAGQHGLHATDQLSVRFDDLAAIPATMDRLRSNPPTTLGGLAVEQVEDLSEGSAALPPTDGLRYSLAEGARVIVRPSGTEPKVKCYLEVVIPVQTGSDGGGADAARISAAGRLDAIKADLRGVAFGG; this is encoded by the coding sequence ATGACCGTGCCGAACGACCAGACCGCCCTGCTCGAGGCGGCTCGCGCCTGGGCAGCTGAGGACCCCGACGAGCAGACCCGCGCCGAGCTGGAGGCGCTCGTCGCCGCCGCCGAGCGGGGCGCGGAGACCGACCTCGCCGACCGCTTCGCCGGCCCCCTCGAGTTCGGCACCGCGGGCCTGCGCGGCGCCCTCGGCGCCGGCCCCAACCGGATGAACCGGGTCGTGGTCACGCGCGCGGCGGCCGGCCTGGCGGCGTACCTCCGCGACACCGGCCACAAGGGCGGGTCCGTGGTGATCGGTTTCGACGCCCGCCACAACTCCGACGTCTTCGCCCGCGACACCGCGGAGGTCATGACCGGCGCCGGGTTCAAGGCCCTCGTGATGCCGCGGACGCTGCCCACGCCGCTGCTCGCGTTCGCGATCCGCGAGCTGGGCTGCGCGGCCGGCGTGATGGTCACCGCCAGCCACAACCCGCCGCAGGACAACGGCTACAAGGTCTACCTCGGCGACGGCAGCCAGATCGTCCCGCCCGCCGACAGCGAGATCGCCGCCCGGATCGCCGCCGTCGGCCCGCTCGCCGAGCTCCCGCGCGGCGACGCCGGCCGCCTCGTCGGCGAGGAGATCGTCGACCGCTACCTCGACACGGTCGCGGGCCTGGCCGAGGACGGCCCGCGCGACCTGCGCATCGTCTACACCCCGCTCCACGGCGTCGGCGGCACGACCGTCGCGCAGGTGCTGGAGACCGCCGGGTTCGACGCCCCACACGTCGTCGAGCAGCAGGAGCACCCCGACCCCGACTTCCCGACCGTCTCGTTCCCCAACCCGGAGGAGCCGGGCGCGATGGACCTGGCGATGGCGCTCGCCGCGGAGCACAAGGCCGACCTGGTGGTCGCCAACGACCCCGACGCCGACCGCTGCGCCGTCGCGGTGCCGGACGTCCACGGGTGGCGGATGCTGCGCGGCGACGAGGTGGGCGCCCTGCTGGCCCACCACCTGCTCGCCCGGGGGCGACAGGGCACCTACGCCAACTCCATCGTCTCCTCCAGCCTGCTCGGCAAGATGGCCGCCGCCGCCGGGCAGCCGCACGAGGAGACGCTCACCGGCTTCAAGTGGATCGGCCGCGTCGAGGGGCTCGCCTTCGGCTACGAGGAGGCCCTCGGCTACTGCTGCGACCCCGAGCACGTCAGGGACAAGGACGGCGTCTCGGCGCTGCTGCTCGTGTGCGAGCTCGCCGCGCAGGCCAAGGCCGAGGGGCGCGGCCTCCCCGACGTCCTCGACGACATCGCCGGTCAGCACGGCCTGCACGCCACCGACCAGCTGTCGGTGCGCTTCGACGACCTCGCCGCCATCCCGGCGACGATGGACCGGCTTCGCAGCAATCCGCCGACCACCCTCGGCGGACTGGCGGTCGAGCAGGTGGAGGACCTGTCCGAGGGCTCGGCCGCGCTGCCACCGACCGACGGCCTGCGCTACTCCCTCGCCGAGGGCGCTCGCGTGATCGTGCGTCCCAGCGGCACCGAGCCCAAGGTCAAGTGCTACCTCGAGGTCGTGATCCCGGTGCAGACGGGGTCCGACGGGGGTGGCGCGGATGCCGCCCGGATCTCCGCTGCGGGCCGGCTCGACGCGATCAAGGCCGACCTGCGGGGCGTGGCCTTCGGGGGCTGA
- the tpx gene encoding thiol peroxidase — protein MATTQLGPNTVSTVGELPTVGSQAPGFDLVDSKFQALTDADVSGKRVVLNIFPSIDTGVCQASVRKFNELASGLDNTAVVNVSVDLPLAQARFCGAEGIDDVLVGSAFRSSFGEDYGIAMADGGWKGMLARAVVVLDTDGTVLHTQLTDAIGVEPDYDAAVAALG, from the coding sequence ATGGCAACCACTCAACTCGGCCCCAACACCGTCAGCACCGTGGGCGAGCTCCCCACGGTCGGCTCGCAGGCTCCCGGCTTCGACCTGGTCGACTCCAAGTTCCAGGCCCTCACCGACGCCGACGTCTCCGGCAAGCGGGTCGTGCTCAACATCTTCCCGAGCATCGACACCGGCGTCTGCCAGGCGAGCGTCCGGAAGTTCAACGAGCTCGCGTCCGGCCTGGACAACACGGCCGTCGTCAACGTGTCGGTCGACCTGCCGCTCGCGCAGGCCCGCTTCTGCGGAGCCGAGGGCATCGACGACGTCCTCGTCGGGTCGGCGTTCCGGTCCTCCTTCGGCGAGGACTACGGCATCGCGATGGCCGACGGCGGATGGAAGGGAATGCTGGCCCGCGCGGTCGTCGTCCTCGACACCGACGGCACCGTGCTCCACACCCAGCTCACGGACGCGATCGGCGTCGAGCCCGACTACGACGCCGCGGTGGCCGCTCTCGGCTGA
- a CDS encoding MerR family transcriptional regulator — protein sequence MTSLSIAEAAEKTGLTAHTLRYYERDGLLLHSVDRAPSGHRRYTAEDLRWIQMVTRLRATGMPIRDVRRYAALVRDGDGNEAERLGLLLAHREVVERQLAEVTGHLRAIDHKIALYENKVAPTA from the coding sequence ATGACCAGCCTGAGCATCGCCGAGGCGGCCGAGAAGACCGGGCTCACGGCCCACACGCTGCGCTACTACGAGCGTGACGGCCTGCTGCTGCACTCGGTCGACCGGGCCCCGTCCGGCCACCGTCGCTACACCGCCGAGGACCTGCGGTGGATCCAGATGGTGACCCGGCTGCGCGCCACCGGGATGCCCATCCGGGACGTACGCCGCTATGCCGCGCTGGTGCGGGACGGCGACGGCAACGAGGCCGAGCGCCTGGGCCTGCTGCTCGCGCACCGCGAGGTCGTGGAGCGCCAGCTCGCCGAGGTGACTGGCCACCTGCGGGCCATCGACCACAAGATCGCGCTCTACGAGAACAAGGTCGCGCCCACCGCCTGA
- a CDS encoding DUF2252 domain-containing protein, with product MAPARTDARTDVIIEVLRDAFAPLMRADPAAFRAKYRKMARDPHAFYRGSACLFFNDVTGERDEWAAHGAERIWIHGDLHVENFGTYLNSDGRLVFDINDFDEAYVGRFTWDLQRFAASLALVCWQKALPEDAIRKLIARYARSYLSQVNHYVASDTDDDFEIRLDKAEGPVLTALVAARAMRRADLLDEMTYLAKGTRRFIEDASTRRLKREERAKVVAAFRAYLDTIPESKRFDRKLFYELRDVVGKSGFGIGSAGLPAYNVLVEGYSQALDNDVVLSMKQANVPALSRFVDTAEVDAYFEHEGHRTAVSQRALQVHTDPLLGHTSVDDVGYVVSEISPYEVDLDWSEINEPDDMRSVVDLLGRATAKIHCASDEDSQQDLVDFDVEAAIAKSLEGRRNEFVQWLCDWGIAYAVRVREDHALFVDAFREGKVGIAAT from the coding sequence ATGGCCCCCGCGCGAACCGACGCCCGCACCGACGTGATCATCGAGGTGCTGCGCGACGCGTTCGCCCCACTCATGCGGGCCGACCCGGCGGCGTTCCGCGCGAAGTACCGCAAGATGGCCCGGGACCCGCACGCGTTCTACCGCGGCAGCGCGTGCCTCTTCTTCAACGACGTGACGGGCGAGCGCGACGAGTGGGCGGCCCACGGTGCCGAGCGCATCTGGATCCACGGTGACCTGCACGTGGAGAACTTCGGCACCTACCTCAACTCCGACGGCCGGCTGGTCTTCGACATCAACGACTTCGACGAGGCCTATGTCGGCCGCTTCACGTGGGACCTCCAGAGGTTCGCGGCGAGCCTCGCGCTCGTCTGCTGGCAGAAGGCGCTGCCCGAGGACGCGATCCGCAAGCTGATCGCCCGCTACGCCAGGTCCTACCTGTCCCAGGTGAACCACTACGTGGCCTCCGACACCGACGACGACTTCGAGATCCGGCTCGACAAGGCCGAGGGGCCGGTGCTGACCGCGCTGGTGGCCGCGCGGGCCATGCGCCGGGCCGACCTCCTCGACGAGATGACCTACCTGGCCAAGGGGACCCGCCGTTTCATCGAGGACGCCAGCACCCGCCGCCTTAAGCGCGAGGAGCGCGCCAAGGTGGTCGCGGCGTTCCGCGCCTACCTCGACACCATCCCCGAGTCGAAGCGGTTCGACCGCAAACTCTTCTACGAGCTGCGCGACGTCGTGGGCAAGTCCGGGTTCGGCATCGGCAGCGCCGGCCTTCCGGCCTACAACGTGCTGGTCGAGGGCTACAGCCAGGCGCTCGACAACGACGTCGTGCTGAGCATGAAGCAGGCCAACGTCCCGGCGTTGAGCAGGTTCGTCGACACCGCCGAGGTGGACGCCTACTTCGAGCACGAGGGGCACCGCACCGCGGTCAGCCAGCGCGCGCTTCAGGTGCACACCGACCCGCTGCTCGGGCACACGAGCGTCGACGACGTCGGCTACGTCGTCTCGGAGATCTCGCCCTACGAGGTCGACCTCGACTGGAGCGAGATCAACGAGCCCGACGACATGCGCTCGGTGGTCGACCTGCTCGGCCGCGCCACGGCGAAGATCCACTGCGCCTCCGACGAGGACAGCCAGCAGGACCTCGTCGACTTCGACGTCGAGGCGGCCATCGCCAAGTCGCTGGAGGGACGGCGCAACGAGTTCGTCCAGTGGCTGTGCGACTGGGGCATCGCGTACGCCGTCCGCGTGCGCGAGGACCACGCGCTGTTCGTCGACGCCTTCCGCGAGGGCAAGGTCGGGATCGCTGCGACCTGA
- a CDS encoding TetR/AcrR family transcriptional regulator → MSRPPLSPDRVVDAASRVADASGLAGVSMRSVGRELGVEAMSLYHHVAGKEALLDGLADWVFARITLPRSGTGWRAEMEERARSARAVLAAHPWGLGLLESRRSPGPATLGHHDAVLGCLRSAGFSVALAAHAFSVLDAYTYGFVLTEVNLPFEPGESADDFVADLGAVLADHPHLAEMVAEQVVGQDYAYGDEFDYGLALVLDGLEQRVPEEIRGRS, encoded by the coding sequence ATGTCCAGACCACCGCTCTCCCCCGACCGCGTCGTCGACGCCGCGAGCCGGGTCGCCGACGCGTCCGGCCTCGCCGGGGTGAGCATGCGCAGCGTGGGCCGCGAGCTCGGGGTCGAGGCGATGTCGCTCTACCACCACGTCGCCGGGAAGGAGGCGCTCCTCGACGGCCTCGCGGACTGGGTCTTCGCCCGCATCACTCTGCCACGCTCGGGCACGGGGTGGCGCGCGGAGATGGAGGAGCGGGCCCGCTCGGCGCGGGCCGTGCTCGCCGCCCACCCGTGGGGGCTCGGGCTCCTCGAGTCGCGGCGCTCCCCCGGTCCGGCCACCCTCGGCCACCACGACGCGGTGCTCGGCTGCCTGCGTTCGGCGGGCTTCTCCGTCGCGCTCGCCGCGCACGCATTCTCGGTGCTCGACGCCTACACCTACGGGTTCGTCCTCACCGAGGTGAACCTGCCCTTCGAGCCCGGCGAGTCGGCCGACGACTTCGTCGCCGACCTCGGCGCGGTGCTCGCCGACCACCCGCACCTCGCGGAGATGGTGGCCGAGCAGGTCGTGGGACAGGACTACGCCTACGGCGACGAGTTCGACTACGGGCTCGCGCTGGTGCTCGACGGCCTCGAGCAGCGCGTGCCGGAGGAGATCAGAGGAAGAAGCTGA
- a CDS encoding MOSC domain-containing protein, translating into MPAVVRSVNAGTAGPVPGLKRPSGIHKRPVDVIEVRDPGPKSGGLGSGVVGDAIISRRHHGGTTQAVYAVAREELDWWGEHLGRDLPDGMFGENLTTVGLEVDTAEVGERWQVGGTLLEVCGPRIPCATFAKHMAERAWVRRFAERGLTGAHLAVVEPGAIRAGDPVEVVERPGHGLTLPMYFRALMGDKDLAATFLASGLLPQVEHDWLARRQ; encoded by the coding sequence GTGCCAGCCGTCGTCCGCTCCGTCAATGCCGGCACGGCCGGACCGGTCCCGGGGCTGAAGCGGCCCAGCGGGATCCACAAGCGCCCGGTGGACGTGATCGAGGTGCGCGACCCCGGGCCGAAGAGCGGCGGGCTCGGCAGCGGCGTCGTCGGTGACGCGATCATCAGCCGCCGGCACCACGGGGGGACGACCCAGGCGGTCTACGCCGTCGCCCGCGAGGAGCTCGACTGGTGGGGCGAGCACCTCGGCCGCGACCTGCCCGACGGCATGTTCGGCGAGAACCTCACCACGGTGGGCCTCGAGGTCGACACGGCCGAGGTGGGGGAGCGGTGGCAGGTCGGCGGCACCCTCCTCGAGGTGTGCGGGCCGCGCATCCCGTGCGCGACGTTCGCCAAGCACATGGCCGAGCGCGCGTGGGTACGCCGCTTCGCCGAGCGCGGCCTGACCGGCGCCCACCTCGCCGTGGTCGAGCCCGGGGCGATCCGGGCGGGCGACCCGGTCGAGGTCGTCGAGCGGCCGGGGCACGGGCTCACCCTGCCGATGTACTTCCGCGCCCTCATGGGCGACAAGGACCTCGCCGCGACCTTCCTGGCCTCGGGCCTGCTGCCGCAGGTCGAGCACGACTGGCTCGCGCGGCGCCAGTAG
- a CDS encoding NAD(P)-dependent alcohol dehydrogenase has product MKAAVVERYGPPEVVSVRDLPDPVAGKGQIVVRVRATTVNSGDARIRGCRFPRGFALPGRLALGWRGPRRAVLGVVYSGTVESLGSGVTGLTIGDQVAGMTGMAMGAHAELAAVRADRLTSVPAGVSHEDAAAVLFGGSTARHFLDDVVAPGRRVLVNGASGAVGTAAVQVAHLAGAHVTAVCSERNAELVRSLGADEVVDHNRTSVHALATTYDVVLDAVGNLDRRSGRRLLAPSGVLVLAVAGLVDTVLARGNVRAGGSPEDPAHFAWLLERLAAGDLRPVVARTMSLDEIVEAHRIVDSGRKVGNLVVTP; this is encoded by the coding sequence GTGAAGGCAGCAGTGGTGGAGCGGTACGGACCGCCGGAGGTCGTCTCGGTGCGTGACCTGCCCGACCCGGTCGCCGGGAAGGGCCAGATCGTCGTGCGCGTGAGGGCGACGACCGTCAACTCGGGGGACGCCCGGATCCGCGGGTGCCGCTTCCCGCGCGGCTTCGCGCTGCCGGGCCGGTTGGCCCTCGGGTGGCGCGGCCCGCGCCGAGCGGTGCTCGGCGTCGTCTACTCGGGGACGGTCGAGTCGCTGGGCTCCGGCGTCACCGGTCTGACGATCGGCGACCAGGTGGCGGGGATGACCGGGATGGCGATGGGCGCGCATGCCGAGCTCGCGGCCGTGCGCGCCGATCGGCTCACGTCGGTGCCTGCCGGTGTCTCGCACGAGGACGCCGCCGCCGTCCTCTTCGGCGGCAGCACGGCGCGCCACTTCCTCGACGACGTGGTGGCGCCCGGCCGGCGCGTCCTGGTCAACGGCGCGTCCGGCGCGGTCGGGACGGCGGCCGTGCAGGTCGCGCACCTGGCCGGCGCGCACGTGACCGCGGTCTGCAGCGAGCGCAACGCCGAGCTCGTGCGCTCGCTCGGGGCGGACGAGGTGGTCGACCACAACCGGACGTCGGTCCACGCCCTGGCGACGACGTACGACGTCGTGCTCGACGCGGTCGGCAACCTCGACCGGCGCTCGGGCCGCCGCCTGCTCGCGCCGTCAGGTGTGCTGGTGCTCGCCGTCGCGGGGCTCGTCGACACCGTCCTCGCCCGCGGGAACGTCCGCGCCGGAGGATCCCCGGAGGACCCCGCCCACTTCGCGTGGCTGCTCGAGCGGCTCGCGGCGGGGGACCTGCGGCCGGTGGTCGCGCGGACGATGTCGCTCGACGAGATCGTCGAGGCGCACCGCATCGTCGACTCCGGCCGCAAGGTCGGCAACCTCGTCGTCACGCCATGA
- a CDS encoding right-handed parallel beta-helix repeat-containing protein, protein MRAATPLVLALAAGLLTAAPAATSYADGGPRTWRVGPDRALSTPSAAAAVARDGDTVLIDPGTYSGDVATWTQDDLTLRGDGGRAHLRADGSDAQGKAIWVIVGDRTTVDRIELSGAAVPDRNGAGIRQEGTDLTVTRSWFHDNENGILTGADPDSDVVIRRSRFFRNGAGDGYSHNLYVGAVRSLTVTGSWLWGADTGHELKSRAARNTIVANRISDGDATASYSIDLPNGGLSLVAGNVVVQGPRSENPALVSYGAEGLTNPSRTLWVVNNTFVNQRPSGTYVALADSSRAHLRNNLLVGPGELSSGAGPDARANRRVGPGGFVDPAREDYRLTASSRAVDRGARVPSRYRARRQYVHPARDESRPGVGRTDLGAYELR, encoded by the coding sequence GTGCGCGCCGCGACACCGCTCGTCCTCGCCCTCGCCGCCGGCCTGCTCACCGCGGCGCCCGCCGCGACGTCGTACGCCGACGGGGGTCCGCGCACGTGGCGCGTCGGGCCCGACCGCGCCCTGTCGACCCCCAGCGCGGCCGCGGCGGTGGCACGCGACGGCGACACCGTGCTGATCGACCCGGGCACCTACTCCGGCGACGTCGCGACCTGGACCCAGGACGACCTCACCCTGCGTGGGGACGGCGGCCGGGCGCACCTGCGGGCAGACGGCAGCGACGCCCAGGGCAAGGCGATCTGGGTCATCGTCGGCGACCGGACGACCGTCGACCGGATCGAGCTGAGCGGTGCCGCGGTGCCCGACCGCAACGGCGCGGGCATCCGCCAGGAGGGCACCGACCTCACCGTCACGCGCAGCTGGTTCCACGACAACGAGAACGGCATCCTCACCGGCGCAGACCCGGACAGCGACGTGGTGATCCGCCGGTCGCGGTTCTTCCGCAACGGTGCCGGCGACGGCTACTCGCACAACCTCTACGTCGGCGCCGTGCGGTCGCTGACGGTGACCGGCAGCTGGCTGTGGGGCGCCGACACCGGCCACGAGCTCAAGTCCCGCGCCGCCCGCAACACGATCGTCGCCAACCGCATCAGCGACGGCGACGCCACCGCGAGCTACTCGATCGACCTGCCCAACGGCGGCCTGTCGCTCGTCGCCGGCAACGTCGTCGTCCAGGGCCCCCGGTCGGAGAACCCCGCTCTCGTCTCCTACGGCGCCGAGGGCCTGACCAACCCGAGCCGCACGCTCTGGGTGGTCAACAACACCTTCGTCAACCAGCGCCCGTCCGGCACGTACGTCGCCCTCGCCGACAGCAGCCGGGCCCACCTGCGCAACAACCTCCTGGTCGGACCCGGCGAGCTCTCCAGCGGCGCGGGCCCCGACGCGCGGGCCAACCGCCGCGTCGGGCCCGGCGGTTTCGTGGACCCCGCCCGCGAGGACTACCGGCTCACGGCGTCGTCGCGGGCCGTCGACCGCGGGGCCCGCGTGCCGTCGCGCTATCGGGCCCGGCGGCAGTACGTCCACCCGGCCCGCGACGAGAGCCGCCCGGGCGTCGGCCGCACCGACCTCGGCGCCTACGAGCTCCGCTGA
- a CDS encoding aldo/keto reductase, which translates to MSIQTRQIGSLTVSALGLGCMGMSEFYGTPDEQGGTDTIHRALDLGVTFLDTADMYGPFTNELLVGKAIAGRRDEVQLATKFGNERLPDGTMVGINGSPDYVRAACDASLQRLGVDHIDLYYQHRVDKTVPIEDTVGAMAELVEAGKVRHLGLSEASAATVRRAHAVHPITALQTEYSLFTRDLEDEILPVLRELGIGLVPYSPLGRGLLTGAISATGGADGEADRRRSEYFPRFQGEALDANLVLVDKVREIAGSKGCTPGQLALAWVLAQGEDVAPIPGTKRVTYLEENVGALDVELTADDLAALEQAVPRDAVQGDRYGSMASIDA; encoded by the coding sequence ATGAGCATCCAGACACGACAGATCGGCTCCCTCACCGTCTCCGCCCTCGGCCTCGGCTGCATGGGGATGTCGGAGTTCTACGGCACCCCCGACGAGCAGGGCGGCACCGACACCATCCACCGCGCCCTCGACCTGGGCGTGACCTTCCTCGACACCGCCGACATGTACGGCCCCTTCACCAACGAGCTGCTCGTCGGCAAGGCGATCGCCGGCCGGCGCGACGAGGTCCAGCTCGCCACCAAGTTCGGCAACGAGCGGCTCCCGGACGGCACCATGGTCGGCATCAACGGCTCCCCCGACTACGTCCGTGCGGCCTGCGACGCCTCGCTCCAGCGGCTCGGCGTCGACCACATCGACCTCTACTACCAGCACCGTGTCGACAAGACGGTCCCGATCGAGGACACCGTCGGAGCGATGGCCGAGCTCGTGGAGGCCGGCAAGGTCCGCCACCTCGGGCTCTCCGAGGCCTCGGCAGCCACCGTCCGCCGGGCCCACGCCGTCCATCCGATCACCGCGCTCCAGACCGAGTACTCCCTCTTCACCCGTGACCTCGAGGACGAGATCCTCCCCGTCCTGCGCGAGCTCGGCATCGGTCTGGTGCCCTACTCCCCGCTCGGCCGTGGCCTGCTCACGGGCGCGATCAGCGCCACCGGCGGGGCCGACGGCGAGGCCGACCGCCGCCGGTCGGAGTACTTCCCGCGGTTCCAGGGCGAGGCGCTGGACGCCAACCTCGTGCTCGTCGACAAGGTCCGCGAGATCGCAGGGTCCAAGGGCTGCACGCCCGGACAGCTCGCGCTGGCGTGGGTGCTCGCGCAGGGCGAGGACGTCGCACCGATCCCGGGCACCAAGCGGGTGACGTACCTCGAGGAGAACGTCGGTGCCCTCGACGTCGAGCTCACCGCCGACGACCTCGCCGCCCTCGAGCAGGCCGTGCCGCGCGACGCCGTCCAGGGCGACCGCTACGGCAGCATGGCGTCGATCGATGCCTGA
- a CDS encoding NAD-dependent epimerase/dehydratase family protein, with protein MRVLVTGAAGSIGRVVTTGLAASGHDVVGLDLVPPPDGTPFTWHEADCADGDAVEAVFAALSTGGRLGAVVHLAGIPDEASLPDELTSHVVTTAALLDAMVAHDVPRIVYASSNHAVGRTPRADGTLTEQALPRADTYYGVAKVAAEALLHLFADRHGIDAVACRIGSFLEEPASIRGLSTWLSHGDCVRMVEAALSTPAPGYAVLYGISANTRAWWDLEPGRRLGYEPQDDAETYADRVEAGPHDDGEAEFVGGPFATAQFHRPALGA; from the coding sequence ATGCGCGTCCTGGTCACCGGCGCCGCCGGCAGCATCGGCCGGGTGGTCACCACCGGCCTGGCCGCCTCCGGCCACGACGTGGTGGGCCTCGACCTGGTCCCGCCGCCCGACGGGACGCCCTTCACCTGGCACGAGGCCGACTGCGCCGACGGCGACGCCGTCGAGGCGGTCTTCGCCGCTCTGTCGACCGGGGGCAGGCTCGGCGCCGTCGTGCACCTCGCGGGCATCCCCGACGAGGCGTCGCTGCCCGACGAGCTCACCTCCCACGTCGTGACGACCGCTGCCCTCCTCGACGCGATGGTGGCCCACGACGTGCCGCGCATCGTCTACGCCTCCTCCAACCACGCCGTCGGCCGCACACCCCGCGCGGACGGCACGCTGACCGAGCAGGCCCTGCCCCGCGCCGACACCTACTACGGCGTCGCCAAGGTCGCGGCTGAGGCGCTCCTCCACCTCTTCGCGGACCGCCACGGCATCGACGCGGTCGCGTGCCGGATCGGCTCGTTCCTCGAGGAGCCGGCCAGCATCCGCGGCCTGTCGACGTGGCTCTCCCACGGTGACTGCGTCCGGATGGTCGAGGCGGCGCTGAGCACGCCCGCTCCCGGCTACGCCGTCCTCTACGGCATCAGCGCCAACACCCGCGCGTGGTGGGACCTCGAGCCGGGTCGCCGGCTGGGCTACGAGCCACAGGACGACGCCGAGACGTACGCCGACCGGGTCGAGGCCGGCCCGCACGACGACGGGGAGGCCGAGTTCGTCGGCGGCCCGTTCGCGACGGCTCAGTTCCATCGTCCCGCGCTGGGTGCTTGA